A region from the Desulfuribacillus alkaliarsenatis genome encodes:
- the prmA gene encoding 50S ribosomal protein L11 methyltransferase, whose protein sequence is MWSEIRIHTTNEAVEAVSNILHEAGAGGVVIEDSIMLDTEWDTNFGEMYELSVDDYPDEGVYVKAYLPVDSSLPESIEQIKLALDKLMLYDIDYGPGTVEITEINEEDWATSWKKYYKPISITERITITPTWEDYQQREDELVIELDPGMAFGTGTHPTTKLCIIELEKYVKEGDTVYDVGCGSGVLSIAAAKLGASNIQAFDIDTVAVSSAEINAKLNDVEEVINARQNNLLEGIEQPVDIIVANIIAEIIIRFAKDVPRLLKKDGFFIASGIIIQKEVEVIDALEAQGLTIVEKNYENDWMSIVAQKVS, encoded by the coding sequence ATGTGGTCAGAAATTAGAATCCATACAACCAATGAAGCTGTAGAAGCAGTCTCTAACATACTGCATGAAGCAGGTGCTGGTGGTGTAGTTATAGAAGACTCAATAATGCTTGATACAGAGTGGGATACTAACTTTGGTGAGATGTATGAATTGTCAGTAGACGATTACCCTGACGAAGGAGTATATGTAAAAGCTTATCTTCCAGTGGATAGCTCTTTACCTGAGTCTATTGAGCAAATTAAACTAGCACTGGATAAGCTAATGCTATATGACATCGACTATGGCCCAGGGACAGTAGAAATAACGGAAATTAATGAAGAAGACTGGGCTACCTCATGGAAAAAGTACTATAAACCTATATCTATCACAGAACGTATTACAATCACACCTACATGGGAAGACTACCAGCAAAGGGAAGATGAGCTAGTCATCGAGCTAGACCCAGGAATGGCATTTGGTACAGGTACACACCCGACTACAAAACTATGTATTATCGAGCTTGAAAAATATGTTAAAGAGGGCGATACAGTATATGACGTTGGCTGTGGATCTGGGGTATTATCTATTGCGGCTGCTAAACTAGGAGCTAGTAACATACAAGCCTTTGATATTGATACTGTAGCTGTTAGTTCAGCAGAAATAAACGCTAAGCTTAACGATGTTGAAGAGGTTATTAATGCTAGACAAAACAACCTTTTAGAGGGTATAGAACAGCCTGTTGATATTATCGTAGCTAATATTATTGCTGAAATTATCATCCGCTTTGCTAAAGATGTTCCAAGGCTACTTAAAAAAGATGGCTTTTTTATAGCATCAGGCATTATTATACAAAAAGAAGTAGAAGTCATCGATGCGTTAGAAGCACAGGGATTAACGATTGTAGAAAAGAACTATGAAAACGATTGGATGTCAATCGTTGCGCAAAAAGTGAGCTGA
- the floA gene encoding flotillin-like protein FloA (flotillin-like protein involved in membrane lipid rafts) — translation MLIFVAIIILALYVLLTVIPVMLWISALAAGVKIGIMTLIGMRLRRVAPVRIVNPLIKATKAGLDVGTNQLEGHYLAGGNVDRVVNALIAAQRADIPLPFERAAAIDLAGRNVLEAVQMSVNPKVIETPVVSAVAADGIEVKVRARITVRANIDRLVGGAGEETIIARVGEGIVTTVGSAVNHKAVLENPDNISNTVLSRGLDAGTAFEILSIDIADVDVGKNIGAILQTDQAEADKKIAQAKAEERRAMAVAREQEMTAYVEEMRAKVVEAEAEVPKAMADALRAGKLGVMDYMNMQNILADTDMRESLASAGRPRGSDNDETIGKR, via the coding sequence ATGTTGATATTTGTTGCAATTATCATATTAGCACTTTATGTGCTACTTACAGTTATACCTGTAATGCTGTGGATTTCAGCTTTAGCAGCAGGGGTTAAGATTGGTATTATGACGTTAATTGGTATGCGTTTAAGAAGAGTAGCACCAGTACGTATAGTTAATCCATTAATTAAGGCTACAAAGGCTGGACTTGATGTTGGTACTAATCAACTTGAGGGTCACTACTTAGCAGGTGGTAATGTTGACAGAGTAGTAAATGCTTTAATTGCAGCTCAAAGAGCAGATATTCCATTACCGTTTGAAAGAGCAGCAGCAATTGATTTAGCAGGTAGAAATGTATTAGAAGCAGTACAAATGAGTGTAAATCCAAAGGTTATTGAGACACCTGTTGTGTCTGCAGTAGCAGCTGATGGAATTGAAGTTAAGGTTCGTGCTAGAATTACAGTTAGAGCGAATATTGATCGACTTGTCGGTGGTGCTGGTGAAGAGACGATTATTGCTCGTGTAGGTGAGGGTATTGTTACGACTGTAGGTTCAGCTGTTAACCACAAAGCTGTACTAGAGAATCCAGATAATATCTCTAACACTGTTTTAAGTCGTGGTTTAGATGCAGGAACTGCTTTTGAGATTCTTTCTATTGATATTGCTGATGTTGATGTAGGTAAAAACATCGGTGCAATCCTACAAACAGATCAGGCAGAAGCAGATAAGAAAATTGCGCAAGCGAAGGCTGAAGAACGTAGAGCAATGGCTGTTGCACGTGAGCAAGAGATGACTGCATACGTTGAAGAAATGCGCGCTAAGGTTGTTGAAGCTGAGGCTGAAGTACCTAAGGCAATGGCGGACGCACTTAGAGCTGGAAAATTGGGCGTTATGGACTACATGAATATGCAGAATATTTTAGCAGACACTGATATGCGTGAATCTTTAGCTAGTGCTGGACGTCCAAGAGGTTCCGATAATGACGAAACTATCGGCAAAAGATAG
- the mtaB gene encoding tRNA (N(6)-L-threonylcarbamoyladenosine(37)-C(2))-methylthiotransferase MtaB translates to MKVAFHTLGCKVNQYETATMEQIFQDAGYEIIDFKDTADVYVINTCTVTNLGQKKSRQMIRRAIQKNPDAIITVTGCYAQTAPGEVLEIFGVDLVIGTQDRHKILEYINEIVKERQPINAVADIWQQREFEDLSAPFFGERTRATLKIQEGCTEFCSYCIIPYARGGIRSRKLSSILEQAELIVKQGYKEIVLAGIHLGAYGRDLDNVKLIDVLKALEQVEGLERIRISSIEATELNDELLLLMQQSNKFCRHLHLPLQAATNEILTKMNRKYSVEQYKSIIEHVRNLIPDIAITTDLIVGFPGETDELFKQGCEFIEAMSFADMHIFKYSKRSGTPAAEMEGQILNTDKDARSREIAGIIDKSKLTYHQKFVGKILPVIIEQQFKDGDISKHESHGKLFEGHADNYMKLVFNANEEDIGKLVRVQVKQAGINYSMGEIVKDNHKEDYSDN, encoded by the coding sequence ATGAAAGTAGCATTCCATACGTTAGGATGTAAGGTTAATCAATATGAAACAGCTACCATGGAACAAATTTTTCAGGATGCTGGATATGAAATTATAGACTTTAAGGATACGGCGGACGTTTATGTCATTAATACCTGTACCGTGACGAACTTAGGTCAAAAGAAATCCCGGCAAATGATTAGAAGAGCCATTCAAAAGAACCCAGACGCTATAATCACTGTGACTGGCTGCTATGCGCAAACAGCACCAGGTGAAGTATTAGAAATATTCGGTGTTGATCTCGTTATTGGTACACAGGATCGCCATAAAATTTTAGAATATATTAATGAAATCGTAAAAGAACGGCAGCCCATCAATGCAGTCGCAGATATCTGGCAGCAGCGTGAATTTGAGGATTTAAGTGCTCCTTTTTTCGGTGAACGAACCAGAGCTACCCTGAAAATACAAGAAGGCTGTACAGAGTTTTGCTCCTATTGTATTATTCCTTATGCTAGAGGTGGAATCCGAAGTCGTAAATTATCAAGTATATTAGAGCAAGCTGAGTTAATTGTAAAACAGGGATATAAAGAGATTGTACTAGCTGGGATTCATCTAGGAGCCTATGGTAGAGATTTAGATAATGTAAAGCTAATAGATGTTTTGAAGGCCCTGGAACAAGTCGAAGGCTTAGAACGTATACGCATAAGTTCAATTGAAGCAACTGAGTTAAACGATGAACTGTTGTTGTTAATGCAGCAATCAAATAAGTTCTGTAGGCATTTACACTTACCATTACAGGCTGCTACCAACGAAATATTAACTAAGATGAATCGCAAGTATAGCGTTGAGCAATATAAATCTATTATTGAACATGTACGTAACCTGATTCCTGATATCGCAATTACAACTGATCTGATTGTTGGCTTCCCAGGTGAAACAGATGAGTTATTTAAGCAGGGATGCGAATTCATTGAAGCCATGTCATTTGCAGATATGCATATTTTTAAGTATTCTAAGCGATCTGGAACGCCAGCAGCAGAGATGGAAGGTCAAATACTAAATACAGACAAAGATGCTCGTAGCAGAGAAATAGCGGGCATTATAGATAAAAGTAAACTTACATACCATCAAAAATTTGTCGGTAAAATATTGCCTGTAATTATTGAACAACAATTTAAAGATGGGGATATTAGTAAGCATGAAAGTCATGGGAAATTATTCGAAGGACATGCTGATAATTATATGAAACTAGTTTTTAATGCAAATGAAGAAGATATAGGCAAGCTGGTCCGTGTACAAGTTAAGCAAGCTGGCATTAATTACTCCATGGGAGAAATAGTTAAGGACAATCATAAGGAGGATTATAGTGATAATTAA
- the deoC gene encoding deoxyribose-phosphate aldolase, whose amino-acid sequence MNLQEYIDHTKLNATATDADIVQLCDEALQAKFAAVCVNPNFVKLASDKLIGSGVKVCTVVGFPLGASVTESKVLETKIATEQGAEEIDMVINLGAFMGANYAYVLQDIAAVVKAAEKKAIVKVIIETCYLSNEQIIKACTIAMDAGAHYVKTSTGFGTAGAKIEHVKLMKEVVGNKLGVKASGGIKDKEAALEMIKAGATRIGTSSGIKLLV is encoded by the coding sequence ATTAATCTTCAAGAATATATAGATCATACCAAGCTTAACGCTACTGCTACTGATGCAGATATAGTACAATTGTGTGATGAGGCATTACAGGCAAAATTTGCGGCAGTTTGTGTCAATCCAAACTTTGTGAAATTAGCTTCTGATAAGCTAATTGGTAGTGGGGTAAAGGTTTGTACAGTAGTAGGCTTCCCGCTAGGTGCAAGTGTAACAGAGTCTAAGGTATTAGAAACAAAAATCGCTACTGAACAAGGTGCCGAGGAAATTGATATGGTAATAAACCTTGGAGCTTTTATGGGAGCAAATTACGCCTATGTACTTCAAGATATAGCTGCAGTCGTAAAGGCCGCAGAGAAAAAAGCGATAGTAAAGGTTATTATAGAAACCTGTTACCTTAGTAATGAACAAATTATTAAAGCCTGTACGATTGCAATGGATGCTGGCGCTCACTACGTAAAAACATCAACGGGCTTTGGCACGGCAGGAGCAAAGATAGAGCATGTGAAGCTAATGAAAGAAGTAGTAGGAAATAAACTTGGCGTGAAAGCTTCTGGCGGCATAAAAGACAAGGAAGCTGCTTTAGAAATGATTAAAGCAGGTGCTACCCGTATTGGTACTAGCTCTGGTATTAAGTTACTTGTATAG
- the rpsU gene encoding 30S ribosomal protein S21 — translation MAEINVRKNETLDSALRRFKRSCSKDGVIAELKRRKHYEKPSVKRKKKSEAARKRKF, via the coding sequence ATGGCAGAAATTAATGTACGTAAAAATGAGACGTTGGATAGTGCACTGCGAAGATTTAAACGCTCTTGTTCAAAGGATGGGGTTATTGCAGAACTTAAGAGGCGTAAGCACTATGAAAAGCCAAGTGTTAAACGCAAAAAGAAATCCGAAGCTGCTCGTAAGCGCAAGTTTTAG
- a CDS encoding GatB/YqeY domain-containing protein: MSLRNRLSDDMKLAMKSKDKFRLSVIRMVRSSIQNTEIDKKAELNDDEILEVLTREVKQRKDSLQEFKNANRDDLVTKLEQEIAVLMDYMPEQLTEAEIETLVQEAVAETGASSKKDMGKVMQRLMDKVKGKADGKVVNQIVQKFLQ; the protein is encoded by the coding sequence TTGAGTCTAAGAAACAGGCTTAGCGATGATATGAAGCTTGCAATGAAAAGTAAAGACAAGTTTCGTTTATCTGTAATTCGTATGGTAAGATCTTCGATACAAAATACAGAAATCGATAAAAAAGCAGAATTGAACGATGACGAGATACTTGAAGTTCTTACTCGTGAAGTAAAGCAGCGCAAGGATTCCCTCCAGGAATTTAAAAATGCCAATCGTGATGATTTAGTTACTAAATTAGAACAAGAAATTGCAGTTTTAATGGATTATATGCCTGAGCAATTGACAGAAGCAGAAATAGAAACTTTAGTACAAGAGGCTGTAGCAGAAACTGGTGCATCATCAAAGAAAGATATGGGAAAAGTCATGCAGCGTCTTATGGATAAAGTTAAAGGGAAAGCTGATGGCAAAGTGGTAAATCAAATCGTTCAAAAATTTTTGCAATAG
- a CDS encoding NfeD family protein, with protein MRRKLIAYLLVFTFFLSLFNMPPATVNADSDEDIIFVIPMEGPVEKGLDAFLKRSLTAARDEGATVVVIEMNTLGGSVDAAMSIGNRLIASEIPVITYITGTATSAGAYIALNTPMIAMSPGSTIGAAEPRFLTGQEVDPKILAFWKSEMEAAAEAFDRDPIYAAAMVDRSVVIEGLVNEEQLLSLTANKATEVGIADGVFTNRQQMLDHYGYSGQIIQADITLAERLARFVTSPNVIPFLLTIAFLGIAIEFLVPGFGLPGILGVSALAIFFIGHMAAGAAGYEVLIIFIIGIILLSIEFFAPGFGIFGISGIVAMGAAIVLAAQDTTLGMQSLLIALAITFVVSIILVKYFGYRGIWSKFILSEKQQNELGYVAPQQRKDLLGQIGETITPLRPSGTAQFDDYLADVVGEGGYIQSGRKVKVVKVEGTRIVVREIKES; from the coding sequence ATGCGAAGAAAACTTATAGCTTATTTATTGGTGTTCACATTTTTTTTAAGTCTATTTAATATGCCACCTGCTACTGTTAACGCGGATTCGGATGAAGATATTATTTTTGTCATCCCTATGGAAGGTCCAGTAGAAAAAGGCTTAGACGCATTCTTGAAAAGATCTTTAACAGCAGCACGAGATGAAGGGGCGACTGTGGTTGTTATAGAAATGAACACCTTAGGTGGAAGTGTTGATGCAGCGATGAGCATTGGCAATCGTTTAATTGCTAGCGAAATTCCGGTTATTACATACATTACAGGTACTGCAACATCAGCAGGTGCCTATATCGCGTTGAACACACCGATGATTGCTATGAGCCCTGGAAGTACTATAGGGGCTGCAGAACCAAGATTTCTAACTGGGCAAGAAGTTGATCCCAAAATATTAGCTTTTTGGAAATCTGAGATGGAAGCAGCAGCTGAAGCTTTCGATAGAGATCCCATCTATGCTGCAGCTATGGTTGACAGAAGCGTTGTCATAGAAGGATTAGTTAATGAAGAGCAATTGTTGTCATTAACTGCTAATAAAGCAACGGAAGTTGGAATCGCTGATGGAGTTTTTACAAACCGTCAACAGATGCTTGACCACTATGGTTATTCTGGACAAATAATCCAAGCAGATATCACATTAGCAGAACGGCTGGCTAGATTTGTTACGAGTCCTAATGTCATTCCGTTTTTATTAACAATTGCGTTCTTAGGAATTGCCATTGAGTTCTTAGTACCAGGTTTTGGGTTACCAGGTATTCTTGGGGTTTCTGCATTAGCAATATTTTTTATTGGACACATGGCTGCTGGAGCTGCTGGATATGAAGTTCTAATTATATTTATTATAGGTATCATATTACTCAGTATAGAATTCTTTGCTCCAGGTTTTGGTATCTTTGGAATCTCTGGAATAGTAGCTATGGGTGCGGCGATTGTGTTGGCTGCCCAAGACACTACTTTAGGGATGCAATCATTGCTGATTGCCTTAGCAATTACCTTTGTTGTAAGTATTATTTTAGTTAAATACTTTGGATACAGAGGTATATGGAGTAAGTTTATCTTAAGTGAAAAACAACAGAATGAGCTTGGATATGTTGCTCCTCAGCAACGCAAAGATTTGTTAGGTCAAATAGGTGAAACTATAACACCACTACGACCGTCTGGAACTGCTCAGTTTGATGATTATTTAGCAGATGTTGTTGGCGAAGGCGGCTACATCCAAAGTGGGCGTAAGGTGAAGGTAGTAAAAGTAGAAGGCACAAGAATCGTAGTAAGGGAAATAAAAGAATCATAG
- the yqfD gene encoding sporulation protein YqfD, producing the protein MISSWLKNMFLGAISVQISGKLLSTLLNQLNRAGISLWNVTKTSEESITFTMSIKDFKEFTNLVKKTGCKFTIKRKYGLPFLNWRLQKRYMFLAGFLFFLLFIWTMSQFIWDIEITGHDGKYLAYEHERTIRSELQELGIKEGSWKRKMPEKDIIQNQLREQLQNDYIWIGMEIKGTQLLIIAVPLTKPKEDEEILIESDLVATKRAIIHRILAYDGIAYVKEGQRVEPGQILISGFFSKEKKIPAKGVVEGIVWYTVEVELPLERTVETYTGEAINKYNFVLRDWSLPLYLPNRLQELENHDKRTSIKKLSWRSLSFPVELHVDTYYETKTETIFLNEDAAKDQAVEMAFDKISKQVDFIEVVSQTIMHYNIDDGKIEVKLLAEVIEDITMRKLIDEKDYIDDEDNDE; encoded by the coding sequence ATGATTTCTAGTTGGTTAAAAAATATGTTTTTGGGAGCTATATCTGTTCAAATATCTGGAAAACTATTATCCACATTGTTAAATCAATTGAATCGTGCGGGTATATCCTTATGGAACGTCACTAAAACGTCTGAAGAATCAATTACATTTACGATGAGCATTAAAGATTTTAAAGAATTTACGAATCTAGTAAAGAAGACAGGCTGTAAATTCACAATTAAGCGGAAATATGGTTTGCCATTTTTAAATTGGCGTCTCCAAAAAAGATATATGTTTCTAGCTGGCTTCCTATTTTTTTTATTATTTATTTGGACAATGTCTCAATTCATCTGGGACATTGAGATAACAGGACATGATGGGAAATATCTTGCCTATGAGCATGAAAGAACAATCAGAAGTGAACTGCAGGAATTGGGTATAAAAGAAGGCAGTTGGAAAAGAAAAATGCCTGAAAAAGATATTATCCAAAATCAGCTTCGAGAGCAATTACAAAATGATTATATTTGGATTGGAATGGAAATTAAGGGAACACAGTTATTAATTATAGCAGTTCCTTTAACAAAACCTAAAGAAGATGAAGAGATATTGATTGAGTCAGATTTAGTAGCAACTAAAAGAGCAATTATCCATAGAATTTTAGCTTATGATGGCATAGCTTATGTTAAAGAAGGACAACGTGTTGAACCTGGGCAAATATTGATATCTGGTTTCTTTAGTAAAGAAAAAAAAATACCTGCAAAGGGTGTTGTTGAAGGGATAGTTTGGTATACTGTAGAAGTAGAGCTCCCGCTTGAGCGCACAGTAGAAACATATACTGGCGAGGCGATTAATAAATACAATTTTGTACTTAGGGATTGGTCATTACCTTTATATTTACCAAATAGATTGCAAGAGCTAGAAAACCATGATAAGAGAACATCAATTAAAAAGTTATCATGGAGGTCTCTGAGCTTCCCTGTAGAACTCCATGTAGACACATATTACGAAACAAAAACTGAAACTATATTTTTAAATGAAGATGCTGCGAAGGACCAAGCTGTTGAGATGGCATTTGATAAGATCAGTAAGCAGGTAGATTTTATTGAAGTTGTAAGTCAAACTATTATGCACTACAATATAGATGATGGAAAGATAGAGGTAAAGCTTTTAGCTGAGGTTATCGAAGATATAACTATGAGGAAGTTAATTGATGA
- a CDS encoding histidine triad nucleotide-binding protein, giving the protein MSKDCIFCKIVEGEIPSKKVYEDDMVLAFHDITPVAPVHVLIIPKKHISSILDIDESDAENYIAKIHLAAKKIAKDLGIAENGFRLVNNCGDAGGQTVYHIHYHLLGGRNLSWPPG; this is encoded by the coding sequence GTGTCTAAGGATTGTATTTTTTGCAAAATAGTCGAAGGGGAAATTCCCAGCAAAAAAGTTTATGAAGATGACATGGTGCTTGCATTTCACGACATAACTCCTGTCGCACCTGTACACGTTTTAATTATTCCTAAAAAACATATTTCGTCTATATTAGACATAGACGAAAGTGATGCGGAGAACTACATAGCAAAGATTCACCTAGCTGCTAAAAAAATCGCTAAAGATTTAGGAATTGCAGAAAATGGATTCCGATTAGTAAATAACTGTGGTGACGCAGGTGGACAGACTGTATATCACATTCATTACCATTTACTTGGTGGTAGGAATCTTAGCTGGCCTCCAGGATAA
- a CDS encoding Na/Pi cotransporter family protein — MGATYSIVSFILGFMCLFVGLFLLRWALQSLIGNKTENILTTLTNSPMTGVLTGILLTTILQSSSIVLIVILNLVSVGALPILNAVAIVLGANLGTSLTLEFIAFSNPSWVYILIIVSSLFYIFKKRLQSAVFLALGLLLVGFEFLKRNASILDGIIVVTNNSILENTFALLAGIIFTAIVQSSTASTTFVMTLVENQLLTLVAGVLFVYGSNIGTCITSVIAVIGASIHAKKIMLYHVAINILCVVILLPIVPLLVAAVEYITPNAAQQIAHSQVIFNLLTIVIFYPFIRKHIRLLNKIYN, encoded by the coding sequence ATGGGAGCTACTTATAGTATCGTTTCGTTTATATTAGGATTTATGTGTTTATTTGTAGGTTTGTTTTTACTGCGGTGGGCACTACAGTCGTTAATAGGTAATAAAACTGAAAACATTTTGACAACGTTAACTAATAGCCCTATGACAGGTGTCTTAACAGGTATCTTATTAACTACAATCCTTCAGAGCAGTAGTATCGTATTGATTGTTATATTAAATTTAGTGAGTGTCGGAGCTTTGCCGATTCTAAATGCTGTCGCTATTGTCTTAGGGGCAAATCTAGGAACTAGTCTAACCCTTGAATTCATTGCCTTTTCAAACCCTAGCTGGGTTTATATATTAATCATTGTTTCATCGTTGTTTTACATATTTAAAAAAAGACTGCAAAGCGCAGTCTTTCTAGCATTAGGATTATTGCTAGTTGGTTTTGAGTTCTTAAAAAGAAACGCTAGTATCTTAGATGGAATCATAGTTGTAACTAATAATAGTATCCTCGAAAATACCTTTGCATTACTGGCTGGTATTATCTTCACTGCAATTGTCCAAAGCAGCACAGCGTCAACAACCTTTGTAATGACATTAGTTGAAAATCAACTTTTAACACTAGTTGCTGGGGTCTTGTTTGTTTATGGCAGTAATATCGGAACCTGTATTACTTCTGTAATTGCCGTTATTGGTGCTTCCATCCACGCTAAAAAAATTATGCTTTATCACGTAGCAATCAATATTTTATGTGTTGTAATTTTATTGCCAATTGTTCCCTTGTTGGTAGCAGCGGTTGAATATATAACCCCTAACGCGGCGCAACAAATTGCCCACTCACAGGTTATATTTAATTTGTTGACGATTGTTATTTTCTATCCATTTATAAGAAAACATATTAGGCTTTTAAACAAAATATACAATTAA
- a CDS encoding 16S rRNA (uracil(1498)-N(3))-methyltransferase: protein MQRYFVDGNRINNNNITIDGDDAKHIIKVMRSEIGDKVICVSPEGDNYITEIINFDKNQVKLTVVEQIQDDNEPTINITLYQGLTKADKFEWIIQKGTEIGITSFVPVEMKYSVAKWDASKGEKKLERWQKIAKEAAEQSHRSKVPAISSALTFPQLLKSVSKHSLTMLAYEKSEHSQGIFALLKQHPEIKDFAIIIGPEGGVSEQEKLQAVNAGVKLINLGPRILRTETAGIVAATGVLFYHQQLGES, encoded by the coding sequence ATGCAAAGATATTTTGTTGACGGAAATCGAATCAATAATAACAATATTACAATTGATGGCGATGATGCCAAGCATATTATAAAAGTTATGAGATCAGAAATTGGTGACAAAGTAATCTGTGTAAGCCCTGAGGGTGATAATTATATAACAGAAATTATTAACTTTGATAAAAATCAAGTTAAGCTTACAGTTGTTGAACAGATTCAAGATGATAATGAACCAACGATAAATATTACCCTATATCAGGGCTTGACTAAGGCTGATAAATTTGAATGGATAATTCAAAAGGGGACTGAAATCGGTATAACTTCCTTTGTTCCTGTAGAGATGAAATACTCTGTAGCTAAATGGGATGCAAGCAAAGGCGAAAAGAAGCTTGAACGTTGGCAAAAGATTGCTAAAGAAGCAGCAGAGCAATCACATAGAAGTAAGGTTCCTGCAATATCATCAGCCCTTACCTTTCCACAATTACTTAAATCCGTATCTAAACACTCCCTGACTATGCTTGCCTACGAAAAGAGCGAGCATAGCCAGGGTATTTTCGCTTTATTAAAACAACACCCAGAAATTAAAGATTTTGCAATAATTATTGGTCCAGAAGGTGGAGTTAGTGAGCAAGAGAAGCTACAGGCAGTCAATGCTGGAGTTAAGTTAATTAATTTAGGTCCTAGGATTTTACGTACGGAAACAGCAGGCATAGTAGCGGCAACAGGCGTACTTTTTTATCATCAACAATTAGGAGAATCGTAA
- the yqfC gene encoding sporulation protein YqfC has protein sequence MKNKRKNRKNRTIDTWQNRFKNKVAKALDLPKDLMFDLPRTTLIGDMQLYVENHLGLLEFSHNKIRLHTKTGELYIYGEELVIRGVMYREILIEGNIDQIKWKRQD, from the coding sequence ATGAAAAATAAAAGGAAGAATAGAAAAAACAGAACAATAGACACATGGCAAAACCGTTTTAAAAATAAAGTTGCTAAAGCATTAGACTTGCCTAAGGATTTAATGTTTGACCTACCAAGGACAACGCTTATTGGGGATATGCAGCTTTATGTAGAGAATCATCTTGGCTTACTAGAATTTAGTCATAATAAAATCCGTCTACATACAAAGACAGGAGAGCTGTATATTTACGGTGAGGAATTAGTAATACGTGGAGTAATGTATAGGGAAATTTTAATTGAAGGAAATATTGACCAAATTAAATGGAAAAGACAAGATTAA